A genomic region of Papaver somniferum cultivar HN1 chromosome 7, ASM357369v1, whole genome shotgun sequence contains the following coding sequences:
- the LOC113295375 gene encoding uncharacterized protein LOC113295375: MDFEKAFDHVNWDILDEIMAKMNFGNKWRSEALSFLIKQAQENGLISGFKVAESGTVVSHLQFADDTLILLDADTVQVENIRILLLSFEQLTGLKINFAKSEIFGVGYSGDIAQFSSILGCYHGVLPTYYPGLPLGDKSGGVAKWEMIMERFIKYLTGWKKETLNRAGKIALINSVLASLPVYYMSLFVMPASVDKSLEQIMRKFLWNDNKVSRTKDLTVADVFDANADDWNLLLPRRMLHAARLELSGEILWNTTSKGQFSVKTTYDTLANDDFDPAHQHIFQFIWGQNLPPKICLFLWTLSHISFPTRDMLRRRRIEVAPTYLSCNHHETVKHVFLHCSFAGTIWNHFKEKMKWNFTMPDDLFTMLLSWGNSQLHAQQLQILHMIPISIIWCIWKERNARAFQSKESNAISIQNRIKYTLFTWCLVFKNFEDKSFKYVMSSCPRMYFD, translated from the exons ATGGACTTTGAGAAAGCATTTGACCATGTAAATTGGGATATTCTTGATGAAATCATGGCTAAGATGAATTTTGGAAACAAATGGAGGA GTGAAGCTTTATCCTTCTTGATCAAGCAAGCTCAAGAAAATGGTTTAATTTCTGGTTTTAAGGTGGCTGAAAGTGGTACTGTTGTCAGTCATTTGCAATTTGCCGATGACACTTTAATCCTTTTAGATGCAGATACTGTCCAAGTTGAGAATATAAGAATTCTTCTCTTATCTTTTGAGCAACTTACAGGCTtaaaaattaactttgcaaaaagTGAAATTTTTGGTGTTGGATATTCTGGAGATATTGCTCAATTTTCTTCTATTCTGGGTTGTTATCATGGTGTTTTGCCAACTTATTATCCGGGTTTGCCTTTGGGTGATAAGAGTGGTGGTGTTGCAAAGTGGGAGATGATTATGGAAAGATTTATCAAATACCTTACTGGATGGAAAAAAGAAACTCTAAATAGAGCAGGTAAAATTGCTCTTATTAATAGTGTTTTGGCAAGTCTGCCAGTTTACTATATGTCTTTGTTTGTTATGCCAGCTTCTGTGGATAAAAGTCTTGAACAGATCATGAGAAAATTTTTATGGAATGATAACAAAG TCTCTAGAACCAAAGATTTAACAGTGGCAGATGTTTTTGATGCCAATGCAGATGATTGGAATTTACTCTTACCAAGAAGAATGTTACATGCTGCTAGATTGGAACTCTCAG GTGAAATTCTATGGAACACTACCAGTAAAGGTCAATTCTCAGTAAAGACAACATATGATACTCTTGCCAATGATGATTTTGATCCAGCACATCAACACATTTTTCAGTTCATTTGGGGACAAAATCTTCCACCAAAAATCTGCTTATTTCTTTGGACTTTATCTCATATTAGTTTTCCAACCAGAGATATGCTTAGGAGAAGGAGAATTGAAGTCGCTCCAACATATTTATCCTGCAATCATCATGAAACAGTCAAACATGTTTTTCTTCATTGCAGCTTTGCAGGCACCATTTGGAATCATTTCAAAGAGAAGATGAAATGGAATTTCACTATGCCAGATGACCTTTTCACCATGTTGCTCTCTTGGGGTAATTCTCAGCTTCATGCTCAACAACTTCAAATATTGCACATGATACCTATTTCTATTATTTGGTgcatttggaaagaaaggaatgCAAGAGCCTTTCAGAGCAAGGAAAGCAATGCGATTTCTATTCAAAATAGAATCAAGTACACTTTATTTACTTGGTGCTTAGTGTTCAAGAATTTTGAGGATAAAAGTTTCAAATATGTAATGTCTAGTTGTCCTAGGATGTACTTTGATTGA